From a single Actinomyces viscosus genomic region:
- the purT gene encoding formate-dependent phosphoribosylglycinamide formyltransferase, translating to MSPSPMSDQSAQPSPSEFQPTPVPRSDAPVLGTPWTRSATKVALLGAGEIGKEVTIALSRLGVEVTAIDRYDGAPAQQVAHNALTVDMSDPEALTAAIRSSGAAIVVPEIEALATDALVALEQAGEVRVVPTARAAQLTMNREGIRRLAAEELGLPTSPYAFASGPEELAAGARQVGFPCVVKPVMSSSGHGQSVVRGPQDLEAAWRYAAADGRVDRGRVIVEGLVRFDTEITLLTVRSRDPRTGQTVTSFCEPIGHRQVDGDYVESWQPQRLSPVALERAREVARSVTTALGGWGLFGVELFICGEEVLFSEVSPRPHDTGLVTLASQRLSEFELHARALLGLPVDTSLRSPGASVTIKAAGDSAPGEGVSFAGLDEALVQDGVDLRLFGKPEAHAGRRLGVVVAYGDDVSMAQDRARAAARAIRPSV from the coding sequence ATGAGCCCCTCCCCCATGTCCGACCAGAGCGCCCAGCCATCACCTTCCGAGTTCCAGCCGACGCCCGTCCCCCGGTCTGACGCCCCGGTCCTGGGCACGCCCTGGACCCGCAGCGCGACGAAGGTGGCACTGCTGGGTGCCGGCGAGATCGGCAAGGAGGTGACGATCGCGCTCAGCCGCCTGGGCGTGGAGGTCACGGCCATTGACCGCTACGACGGGGCTCCGGCCCAGCAGGTGGCCCACAACGCCCTGACGGTGGACATGAGCGACCCCGAGGCGTTGACGGCCGCCATCCGCTCCAGCGGCGCCGCGATCGTCGTCCCCGAGATCGAGGCCCTGGCCACCGATGCCCTGGTCGCCCTGGAGCAGGCTGGCGAGGTGCGGGTGGTGCCGACGGCCCGTGCGGCGCAGCTGACGATGAACCGCGAGGGGATCCGCCGTCTGGCGGCCGAGGAGCTGGGGCTGCCGACCAGCCCCTACGCCTTCGCCTCCGGTCCGGAGGAGCTGGCGGCAGGAGCCCGGCAGGTGGGCTTCCCGTGCGTGGTCAAGCCGGTCATGTCGTCGTCGGGCCATGGCCAGTCGGTGGTGCGCGGTCCGCAGGACCTGGAGGCGGCATGGCGCTACGCGGCCGCCGACGGACGGGTCGACCGGGGGCGGGTCATCGTGGAGGGCCTCGTCCGCTTCGACACCGAGATCACCCTGCTCACGGTGCGCTCGCGCGACCCACGGACCGGCCAGACGGTGACGAGCTTCTGCGAGCCGATCGGGCACCGTCAGGTCGACGGCGACTACGTGGAGTCCTGGCAGCCGCAGCGTCTCAGCCCGGTGGCCCTGGAGCGGGCGCGTGAGGTGGCCCGGTCCGTCACCACCGCACTGGGCGGCTGGGGGCTGTTCGGGGTCGAGCTGTTCATCTGCGGGGAGGAGGTCCTCTTCTCCGAGGTCTCTCCGCGGCCCCACGACACCGGGCTGGTGACGCTCGCGAGCCAGCGCCTGAGCGAGTTCGAGCTGCACGCTCGAGCCCTGCTGGGGCTGCCCGTGGACACCTCGCTGCGCTCCCCCGGCGCCTCGGTGACGATCAAGGCCGCGGGCGATTCCGCGCCCGGTGAGGGCGTGAGCTTCGCGGGTCTTGACGAGGCACTCGTGCAGGACGGCGTGGATCTGCGGCTGTTCGGCAAGCCCGAGGCCCATGCCGGCCGGCGCCTGGGCGTCGTGGTGGCCTACGGCGACGACGTCTCGATGGCCCAAGACCGGGCGCGGGCAGCGGCCCGGGCGATCCGTCCCAGCGTCTGA
- a CDS encoding glycoside hydrolase family 1 protein has translation MTAAPTTPETTHRFPDGFLWGGATAANQIEGAYNEGGKGLSVQDVMPRGIMAPPTEAPTPDNLKLEAIDFYHRYAEDIALFAEMGFKVFRFSIAWSRIFPLGDETEPNEEGLAFYDRVLDELEKHGIEPLVTISHYETPLHLARTYDGWTDRRMIGFFERYARTLFERYGDRVRYWLTFNEINSVLHQPFLSGGIATPKAELSEQDLYQAIHHELVASAAATRIAHEVNPDIQVGCMILAVPTYPLTPDPRDVWAAKQAERANYAFGDLHVRGEYPGYLMRALRDKGIELEITEEDRRLLRENTVDFVSFSYYMSVCETVTQEVQAGQGNLMGGVPNPTLEASEWGWQIDPQGLRTILGDYWDRWGKPLFIVENGLGAKDVLVEGPDGPTVEDDYRIAYMNDHLVQVAEAIADGVEVLGYTSWGCIDLVSASTAQMSKRYGFIYVDRDDDGHGTQTRYRKKSFGWYRDVIASNGAVLVPQTQD, from the coding sequence ATGACCGCCGCACCCACGACTCCCGAGACCACCCACCGCTTCCCCGACGGCTTCCTGTGGGGAGGGGCCACCGCCGCCAACCAGATCGAGGGCGCCTACAACGAGGGCGGCAAGGGCCTGTCCGTCCAGGACGTCATGCCCCGAGGCATCATGGCCCCTCCCACCGAGGCTCCCACACCGGACAACCTCAAGCTCGAGGCGATCGACTTCTACCACCGCTACGCCGAGGACATCGCGCTGTTCGCGGAGATGGGCTTCAAGGTGTTCCGCTTCTCCATCGCCTGGAGCCGCATCTTCCCGCTCGGCGACGAGACCGAGCCCAACGAGGAGGGACTGGCCTTCTACGACCGCGTCCTCGACGAGCTCGAGAAGCACGGGATCGAGCCACTGGTCACCATCAGCCACTACGAGACCCCACTGCACCTGGCCCGCACCTACGACGGCTGGACCGACCGGCGCATGATCGGGTTCTTCGAGCGCTACGCCCGCACCCTGTTCGAGCGCTACGGCGATCGGGTGAGGTACTGGCTGACCTTTAACGAGATCAACTCCGTGCTCCACCAGCCCTTCCTGTCCGGCGGCATCGCCACCCCCAAGGCCGAGCTCAGCGAGCAGGACCTCTACCAGGCCATCCACCACGAGCTCGTCGCCTCAGCGGCCGCCACCAGGATCGCTCATGAGGTCAACCCCGACATCCAGGTCGGCTGCATGATCCTGGCCGTGCCCACCTACCCACTCACTCCCGACCCCCGGGACGTGTGGGCCGCCAAGCAGGCCGAGCGCGCCAACTACGCCTTCGGGGACCTCCATGTGCGCGGCGAATACCCCGGCTACCTGATGCGCGCACTGCGCGACAAGGGCATCGAGCTGGAGATCACCGAGGAGGACCGCAGGCTGCTGCGCGAGAACACCGTCGACTTCGTCTCCTTCTCCTACTACATGTCCGTGTGCGAGACCGTCACCCAGGAGGTCCAAGCCGGTCAGGGCAACCTCATGGGCGGCGTGCCCAACCCCACCCTTGAGGCCTCCGAGTGGGGGTGGCAGATCGACCCTCAGGGCCTGCGCACCATCCTGGGCGACTACTGGGACCGCTGGGGCAAGCCCCTGTTCATCGTCGAGAACGGTCTGGGCGCCAAGGACGTCCTCGTCGAGGGGCCCGACGGCCCTACCGTCGAGGACGACTACCGCATCGCCTACATGAATGATCACCTCGTCCAGGTCGCCGAGGCCATCGCCGACGGCGTCGAGGTCCTGGGCTACACCTCCTGGGGATGCATCGACCTGGTCTCTGCCTCCACCGCCCAGATGTCCAAGCGCTACGGCTTCATCTACGTGGACCGCGACGACGACGGACACGGCACCCAGACCCGCTACCGCAAGAAGTCCTTCGGCTGGTACCGCGACGTCATCGCCTCCAACGGCGCTGTCCTGGTGCCTCAGACGCAGGACTGA
- a CDS encoding beta-glucoside-specific PTS transporter subunit IIABC — MAKVDYAALAPQLLDNIGGEENVSSMNHCATRMRFVLKDESKASTEAVKALDGVVTVVQAGGQYQVVIGNDVPLLYEELSRLTNLSANDDEAHTGNSGSLFDRFIKMVSALINPVVWTLAGAGLIKAFLSLATTLGWLSEKSTTHTILNAAGDSALYFLPILLAITSARYFKANEITAVALAGALVYPEIVALNDAGGPVTFFGIPVVMASYASSLVPIIVAVWFQSHLQRWLTRILPSAIRNFSVPLLVLLIMVPLTLITVGPVTTAASNAIASLMNALFEHVPWVAGAVMGAFWQVFVMFGVHWGLVPVMIAQYNDPGFSLMAGPIFPAVLAQAAATLGVMIRTRSTKMRELAGPAALSGFLAGITEPGIYGVNLPLKRPFLYGCIGGAIGGVIVAAGNGATTSFVFPSLIGIPALLNHGNLALDFIGMGVAVVVSLSLTLVLGFKEPVEEEKSSPALSEESDAEPTTALTSPVNGTARPLENVADPVFSSGALGNGVGIVPSDGHVLAPASGTVVTAMDSGHAYGIKTDDGVEVLIHVGLDTVNLKGEGFTPKVSAGERIVRGEPLVDVDLQVVRDAGYDPTTILVITNTASLGAVVPIVDGEVTTGSTVVEIDH, encoded by the coding sequence ATGGCGAAGGTCGACTATGCGGCGCTGGCGCCGCAGCTGCTGGACAATATCGGAGGCGAGGAGAACGTCTCCTCCATGAACCACTGCGCAACCCGAATGCGATTCGTTCTCAAGGACGAGTCCAAGGCCTCTACCGAGGCCGTCAAGGCTCTCGACGGCGTCGTCACCGTGGTGCAGGCCGGCGGCCAGTACCAGGTGGTTATCGGCAACGACGTCCCCCTGCTCTACGAGGAGCTCAGCCGACTCACCAACCTGTCCGCAAATGACGACGAGGCACATACCGGCAACAGCGGAAGCCTCTTCGACCGGTTCATCAAGATGGTCTCGGCCCTCATCAACCCGGTCGTGTGGACCCTCGCGGGTGCCGGTCTCATCAAGGCCTTTCTGAGCCTGGCAACCACACTGGGATGGCTCTCAGAGAAATCCACCACCCACACGATCCTCAATGCCGCAGGCGACTCGGCTCTGTACTTCCTTCCGATCCTGCTGGCCATCACCTCGGCACGCTACTTCAAGGCCAACGAGATCACCGCTGTCGCCCTGGCCGGGGCCCTGGTCTATCCCGAGATCGTCGCGCTCAACGACGCCGGCGGCCCGGTCACCTTCTTCGGTATCCCGGTGGTCATGGCCTCCTATGCGTCCTCGCTCGTCCCGATCATCGTGGCCGTATGGTTCCAGTCCCACCTTCAGCGATGGCTGACCAGGATCCTGCCCTCGGCCATCCGCAACTTCTCCGTGCCGTTGCTGGTGCTGCTCATCATGGTCCCGCTGACCCTCATCACGGTCGGCCCGGTGACGACCGCGGCATCAAACGCGATCGCTTCCCTGATGAACGCCCTCTTCGAGCACGTCCCCTGGGTGGCCGGAGCCGTCATGGGCGCCTTCTGGCAGGTCTTCGTCATGTTCGGGGTGCACTGGGGGCTGGTGCCAGTCATGATCGCCCAGTACAACGACCCGGGCTTCTCCCTCATGGCTGGGCCGATCTTCCCGGCCGTCCTGGCCCAAGCGGCCGCAACCCTCGGGGTCATGATCCGCACCCGCAGCACCAAGATGCGGGAGCTGGCCGGACCGGCCGCGCTGTCCGGATTCCTAGCAGGAATCACCGAGCCCGGGATCTACGGTGTCAACCTGCCTCTCAAGCGGCCGTTCCTCTACGGCTGCATCGGTGGTGCGATCGGCGGCGTCATCGTCGCGGCCGGGAACGGCGCCACCACCTCCTTCGTCTTCCCCTCCCTCATCGGCATTCCCGCCCTGCTCAACCATGGAAACCTCGCCCTGGACTTCATCGGCATGGGCGTTGCCGTCGTCGTCTCCCTGTCCCTGACTCTCGTCCTCGGGTTCAAGGAGCCGGTCGAGGAGGAGAAGAGCTCCCCGGCGCTCTCTGAGGAGTCCGACGCCGAGCCCACCACCGCACTCACCTCACCGGTGAACGGAACCGCCCGGCCCCTGGAGAACGTCGCCGACCCGGTCTTCTCCTCCGGAGCGCTCGGCAACGGCGTGGGTATCGTCCCCTCCGACGGGCACGTCCTGGCCCCGGCGTCGGGCACCGTCGTCACCGCCATGGACTCCGGCCACGCCTACGGCATCAAGACCGACGACGGCGTCGAGGTCCTCATCCACGTCGGCCTGGACACCGTCAACCTCAAGGGGGAGGGATTCACCCCGAAGGTGAGCGCCGGCGAGCGGATCGTGCGCGGCGAGCCTCTGGTAGACGTGGACCTCCAGGTCGTCCGCGACGCCGGATACGACCCCACCACGATCCTCGTCATCACCAACACCGCCTCACTGGGCGCCGTCGTCCCGATCGTCGACGGCGAGGTCACCACCGGCAGCACCGTGGTCGAGATCGACCACTGA
- a CDS encoding PRD domain-containing protein codes for MEILRVLNNNVVLARDEIGREAILTGRGLGFQRKRGQSVDTALISRRYIPADNAQSVAEVIAGIPLERLALTERVFRKAARELGTEVPSSSIIAVVDHINQAMERVRQGLTMDYPLRAEVAHLHPEELRLAEAMVEEINAAQEIQLPGGEAVALALHLFTAAIGAPSAQAASEQSRLIGQVMGLLEKTLGEAFDPDSVNAARFAVHLRYFLVRSRTADQIEDGTASLVTQALRVSDPDSYRVALRIRDLLEIRLGATVTADETAYLALHVARLTSALPQTTQSDA; via the coding sequence GTGGAGATACTGCGAGTGCTCAACAACAACGTCGTGCTGGCACGCGACGAGATTGGGCGCGAGGCGATCCTCACCGGCAGGGGACTCGGATTCCAGCGCAAACGTGGACAGAGCGTCGACACCGCCCTCATCTCCCGTCGCTACATCCCCGCTGACAACGCCCAGTCGGTGGCCGAGGTCATCGCCGGGATCCCGCTCGAGCGTCTGGCGCTCACTGAGCGCGTCTTCCGCAAGGCGGCCCGGGAGCTGGGAACGGAGGTTCCCTCCTCGAGCATCATCGCCGTGGTCGACCACATCAACCAGGCCATGGAGCGGGTCCGCCAAGGGTTGACCATGGACTATCCGCTGCGTGCGGAGGTCGCCCACCTGCACCCCGAGGAGCTGCGGCTGGCCGAGGCCATGGTCGAGGAGATCAACGCCGCGCAGGAGATCCAGCTGCCGGGAGGTGAGGCCGTCGCCCTGGCCCTCCACCTCTTCACCGCCGCCATCGGTGCACCCTCCGCTCAGGCCGCCAGCGAGCAGTCCAGGCTCATCGGCCAGGTCATGGGACTGCTGGAAAAGACCCTCGGGGAGGCCTTCGACCCCGACTCCGTCAACGCCGCCCGCTTCGCGGTCCACCTGCGCTACTTCCTGGTGCGCTCGCGCACCGCAGACCAGATCGAGGACGGTACCGCCTCCCTGGTGACCCAGGCGCTACGCGTTTCCGACCCCGACTCCTACCGGGTGGCTCTGCGCATCCGGGACCTGCTGGAGATCCGACTGGGCGCCACCGTGACAGCCGATGAGACCGCCTACCTCGCCCTGCACGTGGCCCGGTTGACCTCCGCTCTTCCCCAGACCACTCAAAGTGACGCGTAA
- the uvrC gene encoding excinuclease ABC subunit UvrC, with protein MADPSTYRPAPGEIPTSPGVYRFLDGQGRVIYVGKAKNLRARLSSYFQDLAALHPRTQKMVTTACAVEWTVVSTEVESLALEYSWIKEFNPRFNVMYKDDKSYPYLAVTMGEEFPRVQVVRGARRAGTRYFGPFVQAWSIRDTVDQLLRVFPVRSCSAGVFRRAQASGRPCLLGYIDKCSAPCVGRISPQDHRALAEDFCAFMAGRTGPYLRQVESEMKAAAAALDFEKAARLRDDAAALRKVIEGNAVVLPDATDADVFALMRDELEAAVQVFHVRGGRVRGQRGWVVDLIDDAGNAELIERLLEQVYASLLDPADAGAIHQGGAPTSSGTTTSVGVGDRAPSSPQPRSGPKGSDGASSRRNGESAATSVDDVAHTATTAVPREILVPEMPSNAATVRAWLAGLRGAKVDLRVPQRGDKAALMDTVRKNAEEALRLHKARRAGDLTQRTLALDELAEALDLPEAPLRVECYDISHTQGTYQVGSMVVFEDGAPRKSDYRRFTVRGQDGNGAADDTAAMHEVLTRRFKRLIAEQGQGEVAARAAEEIEDAEGVAVASGPIDPETGKARRFSYAPGLVVVDGGLPQVNAARAVLDELGIDVPLIGLAKRLEEVWVPGEEFPVILPRTSPALYLLQHLRDESHRFAITHHRKKRSAGMTRSVLDGVPGLGPARQAALLREFGSVKRIRQAEVEDITRVKGIGPALAGSILAHLNGSQKDS; from the coding sequence ATGGCCGACCCCTCGACGTATCGTCCCGCCCCAGGCGAGATCCCCACGTCCCCGGGTGTTTACCGGTTCCTGGACGGGCAGGGGCGGGTCATCTACGTCGGCAAGGCCAAGAACCTGCGGGCCCGCCTGTCCAGCTACTTCCAGGACCTCGCCGCCCTGCACCCGCGCACCCAGAAGATGGTGACCACCGCCTGCGCCGTGGAGTGGACCGTCGTGTCCACCGAGGTGGAGTCCCTGGCCCTGGAGTACTCCTGGATCAAGGAGTTCAACCCCCGCTTCAACGTCATGTACAAGGACGACAAGTCCTACCCCTACCTGGCGGTGACCATGGGCGAGGAGTTCCCCCGCGTGCAGGTGGTCCGGGGGGCCCGCAGGGCCGGGACCCGGTACTTCGGTCCCTTCGTCCAGGCCTGGTCCATCCGCGACACCGTCGACCAGCTGCTGCGCGTCTTCCCGGTCCGCTCCTGCTCGGCCGGCGTCTTCCGCCGGGCCCAGGCCTCAGGCCGACCCTGCCTGCTCGGCTACATCGACAAGTGCTCGGCACCCTGCGTGGGCCGCATCAGCCCCCAGGACCACAGGGCGCTGGCCGAGGACTTCTGCGCCTTCATGGCCGGACGGACCGGCCCCTACCTGCGCCAGGTCGAGTCCGAGATGAAGGCGGCCGCCGCCGCCCTCGACTTCGAGAAGGCCGCGCGCCTGCGCGATGACGCAGCCGCGCTGCGCAAGGTCATCGAGGGCAACGCCGTCGTGCTGCCCGACGCCACCGACGCCGACGTCTTCGCCCTGATGCGCGATGAGCTCGAGGCTGCCGTCCAGGTCTTCCACGTGCGCGGCGGACGGGTGCGCGGGCAGCGGGGCTGGGTCGTGGACCTCATCGACGACGCCGGGAACGCCGAGCTCATCGAGCGTCTCCTCGAGCAGGTCTACGCCTCCCTCCTCGACCCCGCCGACGCCGGAGCCATCCACCAGGGCGGTGCCCCGACGTCATCCGGTACCACCACCTCCGTCGGCGTAGGTGACCGCGCCCCCTCCAGCCCCCAGCCCCGCAGCGGGCCGAAGGGCTCCGACGGTGCCTCCTCCAGGCGCAACGGTGAGTCGGCGGCCACCAGCGTCGACGACGTCGCCCACACGGCCACCACCGCGGTGCCCCGAGAGATCCTGGTTCCCGAGATGCCCAGCAACGCCGCAACCGTGCGCGCCTGGCTGGCCGGCCTGCGCGGCGCCAAGGTTGACCTGCGCGTACCGCAGCGCGGCGACAAGGCCGCCCTCATGGACACGGTGCGCAAGAATGCCGAGGAGGCGCTGCGCCTTCACAAGGCTCGCCGGGCCGGAGACCTCACCCAGCGCACCCTCGCCCTCGACGAGCTCGCCGAGGCCCTCGACCTGCCCGAGGCTCCCCTGCGCGTCGAGTGCTACGACATCTCCCACACCCAGGGCACCTACCAGGTCGGCTCCATGGTCGTCTTCGAGGACGGCGCACCGCGCAAGTCCGACTACCGCCGCTTCACCGTGCGAGGGCAGGACGGCAACGGTGCCGCCGACGACACCGCCGCCATGCACGAGGTCCTGACCCGTCGGTTCAAGCGGCTCATCGCCGAGCAGGGGCAGGGCGAGGTAGCCGCCCGGGCGGCCGAGGAGATCGAGGACGCCGAGGGCGTCGCCGTCGCCTCCGGCCCCATCGACCCCGAGACCGGTAAGGCGCGACGCTTCTCCTACGCCCCCGGACTCGTCGTCGTCGACGGCGGTCTGCCCCAGGTCAACGCCGCTCGTGCCGTCCTCGACGAGCTCGGCATCGACGTGCCGCTCATCGGGCTGGCCAAGCGCCTGGAGGAGGTGTGGGTACCGGGGGAGGAGTTCCCCGTCATCCTGCCGCGCACCTCCCCGGCCCTCTACCTGCTCCAGCACCTGCGCGACGAGTCCCACCGCTTCGCCATCACCCACCACCGGAAGAAGCGCTCGGCCGGTATGACCCGCTCCGTCCTGGACGGGGTCCCCGGCCTGGGGCCGGCCCGCCAGGCGGCCCTGCTGCGTGAGTTCGGCTCCGTCAAACGCATACGGCAGGCGGAGGTCGAGGACATCACCCGCGTCAAAGGCATCGGCCCGGCCCTGGCCGGTAGCATCCTGGCCCATCTCAACGGCTCGCAGAAGGACTCCTAG
- a CDS encoding HAD family hydrolase, with translation MSTAVPAPVPRTVFLDIDGTLVTYGNVLPDSAVRAIREARAAGHRVYVCTGRSRAEMPETIWQIGLDGMIGGNGAYVEDAGQVLLHQRLSREQCEEIVSWLRRRGLDFYLEANSGLYASPTFRDTARLAIRAYAVGKGAEGARSMEVDDVFPDMVFTEELVRDDVNKISFLLRAPEADLTAARRELPDLVIGSWGGSGHDPLFGDASCAGVSKRHAIDVLLAHRGADRRQAVAFGDAAVDIEMLEYCGTGVAMGNGALAVKEAANLVTDDVENDGLAKALRRLGLTE, from the coding sequence ATGAGCACCGCCGTCCCTGCACCCGTTCCCCGCACCGTGTTTCTCGACATTGACGGCACGCTCGTCACCTACGGCAACGTCCTGCCCGACTCCGCGGTCCGCGCGATCAGAGAGGCCAGAGCCGCCGGCCATCGGGTCTACGTGTGCACGGGGCGCTCGCGCGCAGAGATGCCGGAGACGATCTGGCAGATCGGGCTGGACGGGATGATCGGAGGTAACGGCGCCTACGTGGAGGATGCTGGTCAGGTACTTCTTCACCAGCGCCTCTCAAGGGAGCAGTGCGAGGAGATCGTCTCCTGGCTGAGGAGGCGGGGCCTGGACTTCTACCTCGAGGCGAACTCGGGCCTGTACGCCTCCCCCACGTTCCGGGACACCGCCAGACTGGCGATCCGCGCCTACGCCGTCGGAAAGGGGGCGGAAGGTGCGCGCAGCATGGAGGTCGACGATGTGTTTCCGGACATGGTCTTCACCGAAGAGCTGGTGCGAGATGACGTCAACAAGATCAGCTTCCTGCTGCGTGCCCCTGAAGCCGATCTGACCGCAGCTCGCCGGGAGCTGCCGGACCTGGTCATCGGCTCCTGGGGCGGGAGCGGTCATGATCCGCTCTTCGGCGATGCGAGCTGTGCGGGTGTGTCGAAACGGCACGCCATCGACGTTCTGCTGGCCCACCGCGGAGCAGACAGACGGCAAGCGGTGGCCTTCGGTGACGCCGCCGTCGACATCGAGATGCTGGAGTACTGCGGAACGGGGGTGGCAATGGGAAACGGGGCCCTGGCGGTCAAGGAGGCGGCCAACCTGGTCACCGATGACGTCGAGAACGACGGCCTGGCCAAGGCGCTGAGGCGCCTGGGCCTGACCGAGTAA
- a CDS encoding UTP--glucose-1-phosphate uridylyltransferase: MSENGLTAAQHKMRDAGVAEQAITVFTHYYQCLEGGATGLIPEETIEPLTQIDSLADIDVSEEAAREALSRTVLIRLNGGLGTSMGLDRAKSLLPVRDGKTFLDLLVDQVMAARRRYGVSLPLILMNSFRTREDSLEVLAGHPDLQVDGLPLDFLQNREPKLRADDLSPVEWEDDPELEWCPPGHGDIYTALLASGLVDALLDKGYRYAMTANSDNLGAAPSARIAGWFAASGAPYAPEMCRRTPADVKGGHLAVRKSDGRIILRDTAQTPEDQMHYFTDQFRHPFFHTNNLWFDLQVLRDTLAERDGILGLPLIRNSKTVDPADSSSTPVIQLETAMGAAVEAFEGATAIEVPRSRFLPVKTTNDLLLVRSDVYEVDDDGLLQMVPERACTVNLDPRFYKKIQDFEARFPEGVPSIKDAQSLSVEGDWTFGADVVATGEAHLGHEGSPGKVADGARI; this comes from the coding sequence ATGAGCGAGAACGGACTCACTGCTGCCCAGCACAAGATGCGCGACGCGGGTGTCGCCGAGCAGGCCATTACGGTCTTCACGCACTACTACCAGTGCCTGGAGGGCGGAGCCACGGGACTCATTCCCGAGGAGACCATTGAGCCGCTCACGCAGATCGACTCCCTTGCCGACATTGACGTCAGTGAGGAGGCGGCCCGGGAGGCGCTGAGCAGGACGGTCCTCATCCGTCTCAACGGCGGGCTGGGGACCTCCATGGGTCTTGATCGCGCCAAGTCCCTTCTGCCGGTGCGTGACGGCAAGACCTTCCTCGACCTGCTGGTCGACCAGGTCATGGCGGCTCGCCGGCGTTACGGAGTGAGCCTGCCGCTGATCCTCATGAACTCCTTCCGCACCCGTGAGGACTCTCTGGAGGTGCTGGCCGGCCATCCCGACCTCCAGGTTGACGGTCTGCCCCTGGACTTCCTGCAGAACCGTGAGCCTAAGCTCCGTGCCGACGACCTGAGCCCGGTGGAGTGGGAGGATGATCCTGAGCTCGAGTGGTGCCCGCCGGGGCACGGTGACATCTACACGGCGCTGCTCGCCTCCGGCCTGGTCGACGCGCTCCTGGACAAGGGCTACCGGTACGCCATGACCGCCAACTCCGATAATCTCGGGGCGGCGCCGTCGGCCAGGATCGCCGGCTGGTTCGCGGCCTCTGGCGCCCCCTACGCCCCGGAGATGTGCCGCCGCACGCCGGCCGACGTCAAGGGCGGGCACCTGGCGGTGCGCAAGAGCGACGGGCGCATCATCCTGCGGGACACGGCGCAGACCCCCGAGGATCAGATGCACTACTTCACCGACCAGTTCCGCCATCCCTTCTTCCACACCAACAACCTCTGGTTCGACCTCCAGGTGCTGCGCGACACCCTGGCTGAGCGGGACGGGATCCTCGGGCTGCCACTCATCAGGAACAGCAAGACCGTCGACCCTGCGGACTCCTCCTCGACGCCGGTCATCCAGCTGGAGACCGCTATGGGAGCTGCGGTGGAGGCCTTCGAGGGGGCGACCGCCATCGAGGTTCCCCGCTCCCGCTTCCTGCCGGTCAAGACCACCAACGACCTGCTGCTCGTACGTTCGGACGTCTACGAGGTCGACGACGACGGCCTGCTGCAGATGGTCCCGGAGCGCGCCTGCACCGTGAACCTCGACCCCCGCTTCTACAAGAAGATCCAGGACTTCGAGGCCCGGTTCCCCGAAGGCGTTCCCTCGATCAAGGACGCGCAGTCGCTGAGCGTGGAGGGCGACTGGACCTTCGGCGCTGACGTCGTCGCAACCGGTGAGGCGCACTTGGGGCACGAGGGCTCTCCTGGAAAGGTCGCCGACGGCGCCCGTATCTGA